The window aaccatctcatcctctgtcgctcccttctcttcctgccctcaatctttcccatcattggggtcttttccaggtGTTCCTATATTATGTTACATGTGTGTGGgttgtgctaggtcacttcagtagtgtccaacactgtgtgaccctatggactgtagcctgccagccttctctgtccatggggttctccaggcaagaatactgaaatgggtagccctgcattcctccagggaatttccccaacccagggatcagatccatgactcttacatctcctgcactagcagtcaggttctttaccactagcaccacatgggaagcccgtACTAAACACCTATATGTTAGCAACTATTATGCACTCTTCTTGTATTGATGactttaatattatataatgtatttatatttagttttggctttttttttcttttatctttttaaatttctactcCCCTCCTCCTTACAAACCCTTGTGTCAAAAATAGATCACAGGAAGGAGCTGCTCAGCTACAAAGGTAACCTCCACCCAGCAGCAGGTTGACTAGGAATGGTTTAGCACCAGGTTCCGCATGAATGTGTGGTGCGTGACAGGCAGGGGCAGCTCCCCATGCCCCAAGACAAAGGGTTATCTGCACTAGACCCCAGTCTGTTCGTAGGGCAGGGCATGCCATGCCACGCCCCAAGGGTCATGGGCAGTGGCCCGTTGGTGGAGACGGCAGGGGACTGGCTATCTGAGGCTCCTGTGGCGCTGCCAAATCCTTCAGCCTAGGCGGGATTCTGACTTAGAGGCATTCAGTCATAATCCCACAGATAGTAGCTTGGCCTCATTGGCTCCTCAGCCAAGCACAAACACCAAGTtttagcctttgttttaaagtctatttcccCCAAGATAATGTTCTCCATGTCtcctatttcttttactttccatatgcatgaaatatcttttccatccttttactatcattctttgtGGTTCTTTAGctctgaagtgagtttcttataAAAAGCATAGAGAAGATAGAagagtcttgtttttttttttttttttaactcaatcaGCCACCCTATGTCTTTAATTGAAACATTTAGCTCAttggcatttaaaatattaatgataatatATGCTTATTGACACTTTGTTATCCATTTTCCAGTATTTGtagttcttttgaaaatatttgagataATACATATGTcatggggcttccccaatggctcagtggtaaagaagctgcctgcaatgcaggagacgtgagttcaatgcctgggttgggaagatcccctggtggagggcaggacaacccactccagtatattcacctggagaatccatcattgtggtccacggggtcacaaagagtgggacacagctgaagcaactgagcatgcgtgcatgtgcATATATCATCTGAGATGAAATTATTCATAAATAATCCATGTAGCACCATGAAATTAACCAGACTTTCAAAGTCTTTCTGCTCTTAGGCTAggaaaaactttttgaaaatagGAAAGTGGATAATGGGGATAACTGTCTTTTcatcagagagaggaaaaagctTCAAAAAGTGAGTGCACAATTTATTTAAAGTgtaaaagtcaaagaaacagaaattccaggaaatgaatagaaaaagCAAGCTCAACATCCACAATCTAATCAAAGAATAGGAGTTTTTGTTCCAAAGCTTGAGGTCTTCTTCAAGGATGCTTCTTCAAACCCAGAACAATTTCCCTTTTTATGTGAATGACTCTTTTCAGAGctctttttatgtctttgtttctgagactgtagatgaaggggttcagcatgggtgTGACCACGGTGTACATCACAGAGGCTGTGGCACTTGAATGATAGTTGTGGGGAGCAGTAGCAGGGCTAAGGTACACTCCTAGGCTTGAACAATAATATAAGGAGACAACTGAGAGGTGAGATGCACAGATGGAGACTGCTTTATATTTCCCCTGAGGTGATGAGATTCCATGTATGGAGAACATTATCTTAGAGTAAGAGTAAAGAATACCAGCCAGGGGACCACCACCAAACAGCACTGCTGTAAAATACATAATGGTATCATTAAGAAGCGTATCATCACAGGCAAGTTGGACAATCTGCTTGATTTCACAGAAAAAGTGAGGGATTTCCAAATCTGTACAGAAAGACAGCCATAACACAAGCAAGGTTTCTAACAAGGAAAGCAGGGTACTAATGAGCCAGGATAACAGAACCAAAAGTCCACAGAGTCGAGGGTTCATGATGACTATGTAGTGCAGGGggtggcagatggccacataCTGGTCGTAGGCCATCACGGTCAGAAGAAAATCATCCAGCACTGCAAAGAGCATGTAAAAATACATCTGACTGATGCAGCCTTCATAGGATATAGCTTTTCTCTGGCTCTGTATATTAATTAACATCTTTAGGATTGTTGTGGTGGTGAAACAGATGTCTACAAAGGacaggttggagaggaagaagtacatgggggtgtggaggtgggagtctGAATTGACAGCCAGGATGATGAGCAGTGATCTACAGTGCTAAGGTAGTCCCAGTTAGATTATGATGTGCAGAAAGCTTTCAGATTTTCTCTCAAAGGATCATGCATTACACAGTTttaatgagaaatatttttatccatttgagGAATATATGCTGAATACTAGCCATTTTCTAGGTTtaaaattctgagaaagaaaagccaaaaaataataataaaaaatataagcaCATAAATATCTTATGTCATGCCACATGGTGACAGATTCTATGAATAGTGTAAAAAAGTGTAAAAACAGTGGATgagggtacttttttttttaaactgagagttCAAGAAGACCTAAAAATGGAGAACATAAAGTTCTACTAAATGTTGTTAAGATATATCCATCTAAAATAGAGGAactgaaatatataaagcaaGTATTAGGAGACCTAAATGGAGAAATTGGCAGCAGCACAATAATAGAGGAGGACTTTGACACTTCTTTTAcatccaaaaaaacatctatttctgctttattgactatgccaaagcctttgactgtgtggatcacaataaactgtggaaaattctgaaagagatgggaataccagacgatctgacctgcctcttgagaaacctatatgcaggtcaggaagcaacagttagaactggacatggaataacagactggttccaaataggaaaaggagtacgtcaaggctgtatattgtcaccctgcttatttaacttctatgcagagtacatcatgagaaacgctgggctggaagaagcacaagctggaatcaagatttccaggagaaatatcaataacctcagatatgcagatggccccacccttatggcagaaagtgaagaggaactaaaaagccttttgatgagagtgaaagaggagagtgaaaaagttggcttaaagctcaacaatcagaaaacgaagatcatgccatctggtcccatcacttcatgtgaaatagatggggaaacagtggaaacagtgtcagactttatttttgggggctccaaaatcactgcagatggtgactgaagccatgaaattaaaagatgcttactccttggaagaaaagttatgaccaacctagatagaatattgaaaagcagagacattactttgccaacaaaggtccgtctagtcaagactatggtttttccagtggtcatgcatggatgtgagagttggactgtgaagaaagctgagcaccaaagaaatggtgcttttgagctgtggtgttggagaagactcttgagagtcccttggactgcaaggagatccaaccagtccattctgaaagagatcagccctgggtgttctttggaaggaatgatgctaaagctgaaactccagtactttggccacctcatgcgaagagttgactcattggaaaagactctaatgctgggagggattgggggcaagaggagaaggggacgacagagtatgacatcactgactcgatggacatgagtgtgagtgaactctgggagatggtgatggacaggaaggcctggtgtgctgcgatacatgggatggcaaagagtcagacatgactgaatgactgaactgaactgaagttacatCACTGCATAGCTCATtgagacagaaaatcaacaagaaacAACAGCCTTATGTTTTCATTAGGCCAGATGGACATTATAGATTTGcacagaacattccatccaaatacagaaaaatatacattcttctcaagtgcacatggaactttCTCAAGAGTATTGTTTCCCATATGTTGGGAAACAATAGGTCTCAATAAATTCAGAAGACTGAAATTTCATGAGtcattttctgatcacaatggtatgaaactacAAATCAACTatagaagagaactgaaaaaaatcaagactatatgcaggctaaacaacatgctactgagCAACTATTGGTCAATTGAGAAATCAAAGGAGTCATTAAGAAAAATATctgaagacaaataaaaatgaaaatgtggcatGTCTAAATCTCTGAGATGAGCaaaagaatgagagggaaatttaTAAGAACACAGACCTACCTCAAGATACAAGAATGCTCTCAACAAACAATCTAACTTTATAtctaaaggaagcagaaaaagaagaagatacAGCTCAAATTcagtagaaagaatgaaataataaaaaccagagaagaaattaatgaaataaaaactataaaaataggaATGATCAGTCATACTaacagctggttctttgaaaagacaaacaaaattggCAAACCTTTACTAGATTcactaaaaaaatagaaaggcagAAGTCTTTgattaataaaatcagaaatgaaaaaggagaaatagcaATGAATACCtgagaaatacaaaagattatgTACAACTATAAgtcaacaaattggacaacctagaaaacATGAACAGAATCTTAGAATTATATGACATTTCATAACTGAATCATTAGAGGATAGAACATTTGAATAGACTTATCATTTAGTACAGACATTCaagtcaatgtgtggcaaaaccaatacaatattgtaaagtaaaataattatattaaaaagaaagtacaGATATTAAAACAGTAACCAAAAAGCTCTCCCAAATTGAAAGTTCTGGACCAGACAGCTTCAGGGGTGAATTCTCTGAAACACTGCTTATcttcccaaactcttccaaaaattaaaagagaaaaaaccaTCCTTAATAACTTCATGAGACCAAATTTACCCTGATTCCCAAACCAAactagaacaacaacaagagcaaaAAAATGTAGTGCAATAGATCTGAAGGGCATAGAGCAAAAAGCCTCAATGAAATATTAACAAAAGAATACAACAATTCTTAAAAGGACCACACACCATAAAAAAGTGTAGTCAAGTGGTTTATGTTTCTGGAATGCAAGGATGTTTTAACATCTGTAAATTAACATGGAAAATACAGCAATAATGAAGAATAAATATCATGTGATCAGTAGATCCAGAAAAAGATGCTGATGTTGAAAGAGAGTTCAAAAGATTCATAAAAACTTTAACCATATAAATTCTCAataaagtgggtatagagggaatttatctcaacataataaaacccATACATGACAAACTCACTGCTAACATCATAATCAATGTTGAAAAACTTGATGCTATCTCTTTAAGATTAGAAACATGACAAAGGTACCCACTCTTCCtattattattcaatatagtattggagtcttagccagtgtaATGgggcaagaaaataaataaaatacatttattttttggaattgGAAAGGAAGTAAATCTATCATAAATCGCAGATGACATAAATTTTTGTGTAGGAAACTCTAAAGATCCCACTAAATACTATTAGAAATAACAAATGAATACTATGAAGTTACAGgtataaaatcaatataaaaaactACAATGTTTATAAACAATAATGATGAAAtagcaggaaaaaataaagtcaaatataaACCCACTTACAATTGCaacaagagaataaaaatttaattcctaacaacaacaaaacaatcaaCTTAAAATGGGTTAAACTAATGAATGCAAGACCTGAGAAATCTAGAAGAAGACAAAGGCAATACACTCTTTTGCAATATACTGTTAAATAATTCCaaggcagaaaaaaacaaaaataatctaatGGGATTACATTAATTAATCTGCTTAGCAAggcaaaacattaataaaatgaaaagacaacttactaAATGGGAGATAATCATCACCAATAATGTATCAGATAAGGGGTTCATACCCAATGtttataaagaactcatataagTCAGCAATCAAACTATAAACAACCTAATTCAAAAGTGGGCAGAAGAGCTGAATAGAcgttttctccaaagaagacatacaaatgaccagcaggcacaggaaaagatgtccAACCTCACTAATTTTTagtgaaatgcaaagcaaaaccaaaatgagatatcacctctgGCCCATTAGGAGGACTATTAATCAAAAAGTCTAGAAATAATGTGTTAAAGAGGATGAAGACCATAGGTAACCcttatgcactgttggtaggaatataaattagtGGTGTCACTATTGAAAAACAgtgtggaagttcctcaaaatttaaaaataaaactgacataTCATCCAAAAATTCCACTTTTGAATATTTTACCCACACCTCCCAAAAGtcccactaatttgaaaagaggtATGCACACCAATGGTCATTGCAGTATTATTGAAAACAACTAAAATATGGAAGCAGCCAtttatagatgaatggataaagaagacgtggtaggTGTCCACCATGGAATGCTATTCAGGCAAAATAAGTCTTACCGTTTTTGACAAATGTTCATCTAAACTAGGAGGTATGATGGAAGGAAATAGCTCTAACAAACACTTAGATACAGAGAACACAGTAGTTGTCGCAGGGAGCATTGGGGGCAGACAAAATGGGTAAATAGTGACAACTGTGTAGTGAAGGATGGAAACTGAACTTTTGGTGGTGAGCACACTGTAGTAGAAGTCAAAATATAATATTCACATGAAACTTATGCAAAGTTTTAAACCAATGTTACCTCAGTAAGTAAAAGAATGTAGAAATAATACCCAAATTCCAGTTGTTAAGCCTCCCGTGGATATGTAAACACGAAGATCCATATTTATATGACCATTTTGTGTCctgtatttaagaaaatataaaagtcaatttaaaaacAGAGGAGAGACCTACACATCAGTAGGTGAAAAGATCTAGAATACTCACGTGGTTCCTGAGAAAttgtgatgagaaaaaaaattttattggttcTGGCAATATTTGAACCCTAGTTATATCTCATCAATGCCCAGAATAtctaataaaacaggaaaaacatacacacaatttagtctccagaaaaacaaacaacattttACAATGTTATGATCCTTTACTGATTAAATATTCCATTATAATAATGATCATAGGAAATAAATTctcaatttaaaacagaaaatatacagGGTACAACAAccattgtacatttaaaaaattgaaatggtgaaatattttttaaaatgataccaTATGAAAAGACTCTGGGCACTTGAAAACTGAGTTTTGAATCTCTGATGTACCACATATTAGTTTTTTTGTCATGGGTGGTCAATGGAACCATTATAAATGCTAACGTTCTCTTTTACATAGTAAAAGAGTAGTATACACTGTCTGGAGGTGCTCGACAGATTTATTCAATAAGTAAATAGAGTAATTCCTTCCTGTTAACAAATGAATGGTTATCACTGCCAATGAGATGAATTAGATTTTTTCCCTACGTTTCAAGTGTCACTGTTGCTTCCCCACCTCTCAGTAATGAAATAGTTGTAAAGTAGAGCTTGTTAGCATAACTCTTTTTCATATTAGGTACAATTTGTAATCCATATGGATATCCAACATGAGGGACATCTATGCAAACAAATATTCACCTCCCTTAGTCTGTTTCTAATCAACACACAAACATACTCAAACATAAACAGGATACATGgacaaacatgaaaataaaagatgcaaaacatgaaaatatttacaaaatatgcaACCAACAAAGGAGTAGTCTACAAAATTTGATAACAGTTCGTGTGGCTCAATATCATAAAACAAACTATCTAATAAAAAATGAGTCTTTCTAGTAAATAAATGCTCAAATACATCCCATCTTAAGCATTTAAAAACTGCCTTTAGTTCACTGCACAAGACTCTGAACCTAATATTCTATAATACAACTCCCCTTAACCGTAAATATCCTCAGCCATGTTCTAATTTTACGGGAACTACACTATGCCttgaattccttcttcattctCATTAAGCTGAACTTTATATTCCATGAGTTAGCTGCAACAATACTCCTTGTATTTCTAAGTTCAGAAGACACTTTTCTTTTTACTACATTAAGTGAATTAATTATAGGTTAATTAGTCTCTCTAGTATAGTCACATGGCAAGCTCTTGTCTCAGGGCTAGAGTGGTCTGGTTCTTGTGTGAGCTTAGGTAAAATTTTTTGGGTTCATTTCTCTCTGAACCTTTTTCTCACCTACTTATTGAGTTCTCAGATGTACCTGGATAATGTCTCTAAGAGAAAAATCTCTATGTGGATGTCTGAATTGCTGTCTGGATGATCAGCAATGGAGATAGAAGCTCTTTTTCAGACAAGCCAGCAGGAAGGAGCAAAGCGTTGGTTCCTGAGCTATGATAAGACTCCAAAAGCAACAATCAAGTACTCTCCAGCACCAGGAATGCACACACTAAGTAATTACAGCAGAGGAGACAGTTATAGCTCCCTAGGCTGCTCCTTAGGcaccgtttccattgttgccccaacTTCTGAGTTTATAATTTCCCTGTGGGACACTGatctgaacaaaaagaaaattattcctATTGAGTCTCTGTTCCCAAGAGACCAGATTAGTAGAAATCAGGTGAATCCAGTCTATTCTTAGTTCTCCATGAACTCTTCTGCCTTCCAGAAGTCTCACCTCATTACATCTTATCTCAAACTTGATCTAACATTTTCTCCAAATCTGAGGATGATAACCTGTGTTTACTAGGTCCCATGGAGTTTCAAAGCATTGACTTGTGAGGGGATGTTTCCCAACAACTCTAGAAAATTAGTAGTCCCCTCTTCAACAAAAAATctatacatacataaatgaacCAAATGTAAAACAGCTAGTtggttaacacacacacacacacacacacacacacacaaaatcccttttgcttttttaatgagtGTGAAGAAAAATGGCAATAGAAATACTATGACATCATTATACAAAAGGAAAGGACTCCCATAGACAAATTATGATGGAGAAAGTACATATCTAACAAACTCACAAATATATTCACCTTCACAGataatgaaataatttgaaagtAAAGGTCATTACCATGTCTGGTttgatatattatataattttctttcatgTGAATACCCACACTGAGAGGATACCATGAGAAATATATCTAATGAAATGTTATTGCAAGAGAATCCTTTCAAGAATTCTTTGGTCTGTGTTTCTCATTAATATACAGTCAAGTATGcaccatcttttaaaataaaaagaatgccaTCACTTCACTGTGCATTCCCTCCTCTTCTAATAAGGATATTTCTCTACACCAGTTAATTACAAAGATCCTTGGACTTATTTTCCACTTTTACCAGAAGCACTTTACATCTCCCAATCTATCCTCTAgttgggcttccaaggtggcgctagtggtaaaaaagcctcctgccaatgcaggagttgtaagagatgcaggttcgatacttaggtcgggaagatctcctggggagggcatggcaacccactccagcattctcttggacagaggagcctggcgggctacattctgcagggtcaaaagagtcagacacgactgaagtgacttaacacacacttCAATTTAATTTTCAACATTGACCTTGCTTTGCTGAGTACAGTATTCACTTCATTTTTAGGCAtcataagtaaattaattaatgaatgaGGCAAACAAGCAACCAATCACAGTGATTGGGGGCCATAGTTCAGGGAGGATTGGCTCAGGTAAGTATTCttggttttccttctctctgattcACTCCTAAAATGTTTACGGGCTTTCAGACTCAAGGATTGTGATCTCTGAGAGAGCAGTCTCCAGGAAGAATCACAAATTCCCGCTGGATGGTTGATGGTAGAGATTGAAATCTTCCCCCTGGAAAGATGACAGGAAGGAGTGAAATGCCAGTCTCTGAGACAG is drawn from Bos mutus isolate GX-2022 chromosome 7, NWIPB_WYAK_1.1, whole genome shotgun sequence and contains these coding sequences:
- the LOC102286081 gene encoding olfactory receptor-like protein OLF4, which gives rise to MLPATTTVFSVSKCLLELFPSIIPPSLDEHLSKTHCRSLLIILAVNSDSHLHTPMYFFLSNLSFVDICFTTTTILKMLINIQSQRKAISYEGCISQMYFYMLFAVLDDFLLTVMAYDQYVAICHPLHYIVIMNPRLCGLLVLLSWLIIVSLYYCSSLGVYLSPATAPHNYHSSATASVMYTVVTPMLNPFIYSLRNKDIKRALKRVIHIKREIVLGLKKHP